A segment of the Echinicola strongylocentroti genome:
TGATAGGTAACAGGGGCTTTTTTCTTGCCTTATTTTTAACCTGAGTGATTATCCCGGATTATGCGTTGGGAATCGTAGTGAGAGCTGAAAGTGCAAAAAAATCAGTTAGTTTGGAGGCATTAGCGTAGCACCGCTACGGTTATGCCGAAAACTAAAGTGAAACGACTGATTTTGAAGCAGTTTCAGGTCACAACACCTGTGCGCCGTGGCGTAGATAGGCTAATGCATATTCCGGGATTATAAATCTCATTCATCCTTTAATCTGCTGACATTGCCTTCTTCGATGTGGAAGTAGGCAATGTCTGCATTGATATCTTGCATGATTTTTTTGGTACGCTCGGGACGGGCATCTGTTATGAATAGTTGGCCAAACGCATGATCGGCTACCAGGTCCATCATCTTGCCAATCCGAAAATCATCCAGCTTATCAAAAATATCATCCAGCAATAGCAGAGGCTTGGTCCCCGTCTCCTCCTTAAAAACCTGAAACTGCGCAAGCTTGAGCGCGATCAGAAAGGACTTTTGCTGGCCTTGGGAGCCAAATTTCTTAAGAGGATAGCCGTCAATGGTGAACACAAAATCATCCTTATGAATACCCGCATTGGTACGTTTTAGTAGGAGGTCTTTTTTTAAACAGTTGTGGAAGTGGTTTTCAAAGTCTGATTGACGGACCTGGCTTTCATAGCGGATCGCTACTTGCTCCCGATTGCCCGAGATTTCTTCATAGTGGTGGAGTAAAAAAGGCTTGAAGCGATCAATGAACGCTTCCCGCTCTTGGAAGAGCCATTTGCTTAGCCCAATGAGCTCTAGATCGTAGGGTTCCAAAAGACTTTTGTCCATCCGATCTTGTTCTGCAAATTGTTTGATCAAAGCATTACGTTGCTTAAGAAAGTGCTGATAGCGCATCAGCTGTAGGAGATAATTTTTATCGAGTTGGGAAAGTAAACTGTCAAAGAATTTGCGACGCTCCTCACTACCTTCCTTGATAAGTGTAGTGTCATCCGGAGCGATCATCACTACAGGCAAAAGGCCAACGTGCTCGCTCATTTTGTCATATGCCTTACCATTATTAAGCACCTGTTTTTTCTTTTTGGCTTCGAGGATACATTGGATTTCTACCGTTTTTCCTGCTTTTTCAAAATGGCCTTTCATCGAAAAAAAAGATTGGTCATGCTGGATGTTTTGCATGTCCACTGAATTAAAGGCACTTTTGGTGAGGGAAAGGTAGTGTATCGCATCCAACAGATTGGTTTTGCCACTGCCATTGATGCCTAGAAAGCAATTGATTTCTCCACTGAAAGCCACCTGAGCCTTTTCATAATTTTTGAATTGGATCAATTGAAGGTGCTTTAAATGCATAGTGGACAGTTTGCTTACTGGTGAATAGTACAAATGTAAGGAGAAGTGTGTTTTATGAAAGCACTTTTAATAGGAGTCATGGGGGCTGTTTTGGTCAGTAGGTCCAAAAAAGGCTGAAAACCAATAACTTATTCAGCGTTATCATGGTGTGAAAAAATAATTTAAACTTGCTCTCTCTATTTTTCAAATTAATGAGGTAGTGATTTTCAATATGTTTTTTTCTGATTTAGGCAAAAAATACCTTTTTTTGCTTACTTTAAACATGTTCACCTACAACCACACACTTTGGCTTGGATTTTGAGCCACTATATTTATAATGAAACAATTATTGACTAAAACCTTCTGTTTACTAGTAGTTGGAATGATCCTTTGTGGCTCTTCGGCATGGGCACAGCGTCAAGATGCTGAGGAAATAGCGATTTCTATCAAAGCTGGCTCCAGCAAAGACTTGGCTGTCTACTTCGACAGGAATGTTGAGCTTAGTATTAATGGAAATGAAGGTGATTATTCTAAAAACCAAGCAGAGTTGGTCATAAGGGATTTTTTCAAGAAATTTCCTCCTAGTGATTTTGATATTGTACACAAAGGTTCGTCCGGGAGCCAGATAGAATATTTTATCGGTACTTATGATACTACTGGTACAAAATTCCGTATTTTGATAAAGTGTAAAAAGGAAGGCGGCGGCAGCTCTATTTACTCAATGGACATCACGAAGGAGTAACCGTCCACCAACGCAGCAATTCTGTAAAATCCGCGTGAAGTTGTCTACATGAAGAGGGGCGCTTTGTCGATTTTTCTTATTTTTACGGAGTGAAAGAAAACTACCTAACACGAGAAAATCTAGAGGCTTTTATCCAGTCAGCCTTTAAGGAAGATGTGGGAGAGGGAGACCATTCTACCCTAGCGGCCATTCCCAGAGGAAAGGAAGGCAGTGCACAATTACTCATCAAAGAAAATGGTATCATTGCCGGTTTGGAATTGGCTGAACTCATCTTTCATTCGTATGACAAGGAGCTGGAAGTGCACAGGCTGTTGGAAGATGGTCAGGAAGTAAAAAGCGGGGATATTGGGCTCACGGTGTCAGGGAATGCTGCTTCCATCCTTACGACCGAAAGGCTTGTTCTGAACTGTATGCAGCGCATGAGCGGTATCGCTACCAAGACGAACAAGTTGACACAGCTCATTTCCCATACCAATGCCAAGCTGTTGGACACGCGAAAGACGACGCCAAACTTCCGTATGCTTGAAAAATGGGCCGTGGCGATAGGCGGAGGCGAAAACCATCGCTTCGCACTCTATGATATGGTCATGCTCAAGGATAACCATATTGATTTTGCCGGAGGTATTGAGTCCGCTATATCAGCCACTAAAAAATACCTTAAAGAAAACCTGCTCGACCTTAAAATCGAGATAGAAACAAGAAATCTTGAGGAAGTAAAAGAAGTAGTCTCCTTAGGAGGGGTGGACGTTATCATGCTGGACAATATGGACTATGATATGATGCGGGAGGCAGTAAGGATCATTGACGGAAAAATGCTGACAGAAGCTTCAGGTGGCATTACCGAAGATACACTTGTTGACGTGGCCGAGTGCGGTGTTGATTATATTTCGGTAGGAGCCCTGACCCACCATGTCAAAAGCATGGACATAAGCCTTAAGGCGTATTGATATTTTTCTGGAAACTACGAAAACACCATGAAAGTCGAAAAGCAATTTATACAATGTCTGGTCGTTCACAAACCTGATGAGGGCTACCGGTTGAGTCACCAGATTCACCAAGTATGTGAGGATGCCAAAACTGTGGCCGTTTTGCCCTCTTGGGATGAAGCAATCCAGTATCTCGCAGAGAACGGAAAAGCAGATGTAATTTTTGGAAGCTATGAGCTGACCGATCTCCACCCTTCTGTTTTTGACAAAATGAACAAATTTATCCCTGTGGTGTTTACTTCTTCCAAGCCTTTCGTAACAGAGAAAGCCTTTGCACTCAATTGTCTTGATTTTATCAATGATAATTGCTCAGACGAGCGACTGACCAAGACCTTCCAAAAGTTCAAATTACTTTATCCCAAAGAAAATAATAAGGAAGCCAAGGAAAAGAACGTATCCGCTGATGTTGGTCAATCAAAGAAAACAAGGTTTTTGGTTAAATCCGGTGAACAGCTTTTCCAAAAAAACCAAGAGGATGTAGCCTTCTTTTTGGCTGATGGAGGGCAGACCTACTTAGTGGAAATGATAAGTGGTGAACATTATTTGGTAAGCAACAAACTGATGGACTTGGAAGAACAACTCGATCCCAGCCAGTTTTTTAGAATCAACCGTAGTATCATCATCAACGTAAAAGCCATCGGAGCCATCAAAAAACACCTGAATAGCCGGCTCAAAATAACGCCCAAAGTAGATTTTAACGACGAGATCATCGTCAGCCGCGAGAAGGTAAGTAAGTTCAAAAAATGGGTAAATCAGTAATAGTGGAATAAAGGATCAAGCGGAAAAGGAGGGGGTTGGAGCTAATAGAACGCTGATGGTGCAGATGATTAAGGTTTGCGCTGATTTTTTGCTTAAACTGGAAAAGCCAAGTTGTATAACAAAAGCCCTGAAAGGGCATGACATCCATAGCCATGGGCAAGGCCCATGGTGAACATCAAAAATCATCTCTTTGTTTTCGGCAATCATTTTCCTAGCGCTTATAAATTCACGCTAAAACCCAATACATATCCAACCCGAGTTCAACCCGGATTCAATGCCGTTTAGTTAGTTTGTATCTGGAAAATATGGGTTCTATATTTTTTCCTTGGGCAGTTATTTTTCTAGCTAAATTCCTAGGTGTTTTTCATCCCTTTACCTTTGTTACTTTTTTGCTTCAGGTCAAAAAAGTAACCAAAAAACCCCGCCGCTGTGCATCTATTGGCCTAAAATTAAAACCTCCCCTCATGCAGGCAAACTCCTCCTTTTTAGCAGCCAACATTCTTTTTGGCCAGCATTTCGTCAAACAAGCCTGCCTTTTTGCCCACCCGCTTTTTAATTTCTTAACGCCCAATACCTGCAAGGCGGATTCAGTTAACAAGTCCCAAAAAGGTGTTGTTTCCATATTACGGCCCTTGGTATGCCTGTTTTCCAGCCGATGGTGGAGGCCGTTAAGAAAGGGAGTTGGCTCGCGTCGTGGAACAGCGAGACCCACTGCCTTTTAGGCCGTAGCCATCGGGTGGAAATTAAAATGGGTGACGGATCTCGGTCGCAGGGTAAATCCATGTTCCATTTTAAAAGGCATACCACCGGCCTAGATTTTTTTCTTTCTTTTTTCATCAATGGAAAAAAGGAAAAGGATAAAATCCACCAAGATGCTCCGGTTTCCCCAGCCAAAGTCAATCAAAAAAAGGACTTTTAGGTATATGAAAAGAAGGAAATCCCCTTAACTAAACGGCATTGAGTTAGGAATCGTAGTGAGAGCTGAAATTGCAAGAAAATCAGTTAGTTTGGAGGCATTAGCGTAGCACCGCTACGGTTATGCCGAAAACTAAAGTGAAACGGCTGATTTTGAAGCTGTTTCAGGTCGCAACACCTGTGCGCCGTGGCGTAGATAGGCTAATGCATATTCCGGGTTAAATATTCCCCAAGACCTTATTCAGCAAACTGCAACTTCACCAAATTGGCATAAAATCCGCCTTCCTGTGCGGCCAAATCATCATGGCTACCTTCTTCTACGATTGCTCCATCCTTCATGACATAGATCCGGTCCACTTTACGTATAGTGGCCAATCGGTGGGCAATGACAATCGTCGTACGGTTTTTCATCAATTCGTCCAAGGCTTCCTGCACCAAAGCCTCTGACTCGGCATCCAAGGAGGAGGTGGCTTCATCGAGTATCAAGATGGACGGGTTTTTCAGAATGGCCCGGGCAATGGCGATACGCTGTCGTTGGCCACCTGAGAGTTTGATGCCCCGCTCGCCGACCAAGGTGTCCAAGCCTTCGGGGAATTTACCGATAAACTGCCATGCATTGGCCTTTTGGGCGGCTTCAATGATTTCTTCTTCAGAGGCAGTTGGTTTGGCGTAAGCGATGTTTTCCCGGATACTTCCCCCAAAGAGCAACACTTCTTGGGGAACGATCCCAATATTGGAGCGAAGTTGCTTGAGGTTCCAGTTTTTGATCGGTTTGCCGTCAATGGTGATTTCGCCGAAACTGATCGAGTAAAACTTCATCAAGAGCTGGATGATAGTGGATTTCCCTGCACCCGAATGACCAGCCAAAGCGATCTTATCGCCAGACTTAATGGATAAGTTGACATGCTTCAGCACATCCGCTTCGGGTCTGGTGGGGTAGTTAAAGCTGACATCATTGAAAGCAACATCACCTTTGATCGCCACTTCCTGATAGTCCGCCAAGGATTCTTCTGGGCTTTCGTCCAAGATCTCCAGCACGCGTTCTGACGAGCCGATGGCCTTTTGTACTTGCCCATAAATATCGCCCAATCCAGCAATAGAGCCTCCAATAAAAGTCGTGTACAGCACAAAGGACACCAAGTCACCAATGCTCATTGCGCCAGTGCTTACCATCATGGCACCGTACCACATGACAGCCACGATCCCTCCAAACAAGGCAAAGATGATGAAGGAAATAAAAGCACCTCTAAATCCGGCCGCTTTCAGTGCTACTTTCACCACTCTGTTCAGTCCTTTTTCGTAACGTGCCGCTTCATAGGCTTCCCCGGCAAAGGACTTTACGGTGCTGATGGATTGTAAGGTTTCTTCTACGATGACATTGGCAGAGGCCAGTTCATCTTGGGTTTCTTTGGAGAGTTTTCGGATAAATTTACCAAAAACCATGGCGATGATCACCAAAACCGGGAAAGTGGCCAGCATAAACAGCGTCAACCGTGGAGTGGTCACAAAGAGGAAAACTGTACCCGCCAATAAAGTAATGATCTGCCTAAAGAGCTCCGCCAAGGTGACGGAAAATGTATCCTGCAGCAAACTGACATCAGAGGTAATCCTACTGATGAGTTCACCTGTGCGCCGTCTGTCAAAGAAGCTCATCGGCAGGTGGACCAATCTATCGTAAAGCGAAAGGCGGATATCGCGCATGGACCGCTCACTTACCAAGGCAAACAGCCAAACCCTGAAAAAGGAGAATACACTCTGTACGAATAGGATTCCGACAAGCACCAAGGCGATGGTGTTGATATCCGAAAACATCCATTCCTTGCCCTGGGCCACGTCGATAAGCTTACCGGCGACATACGGAAAGGCCAATAGTGTAAGGCTCGAAAACAACAGGAAGATCAATCCTACCGTGAAAATTCCTTTGTACGGCAAGACAAAATTAAAAATGCCAATCAGCTTACTGAGGTTTTTCTTGTTCAGCTTCCTCTTTTCGTGTTCTTCCAGTGCTTTTTTCTTCTTTGCCATATCAGGTGGGCTACGTGTTCATTTGCGGCTACAAATGTACAAGATTTGGTTTATAAATGATAACGTTCGCTATATCAATAGAAAATGCGGAGCCAGTCGGTAAATGCTGTATGTACCTACGCTCTATTTACCTTTTCGGATGAACAATGCACCAATTCTTTTGAAGAATTTTTTCTCCTTCTCCCAGAAAAAAGAAAACTGGCCAAACAGAAAACCATAGGCCAGCAACATGATCTGGTAAAGTGGTAAGATAAGCAGCAGGTACAATACCGTTTTCCAAAAGCCTCCTGAGGACATATCCACTCCCAATAAATCGAAAATCGGCTGCTTGATAAACAGCACCGTAAATCCCGTACAGGCAAATGCCAAAAGCACCAGTAGAACTTGCCAGATGCTCTTGAGTTGCCATTTTTGTTGGAGTCTTTTCAGGAAGCCTTTTTCATTCATGCTACATTCTCTTCATTTGGACAAGGCAAATTATCCATAATTTAATCAAATGATCAATATACAAATTATATTGGTTCTACTTTACAGGCTAGCCGCATATAAAAAAAATGATTATCCGTGATTTTGTACCTATTGGAGCAATTGCAAAATTTAGGGAGAGCAAAGAGGCAGGCTTGCCTAGCGGTCTAGACAGGTTTGACGAAATGCTGGTCAAAAAGGTGAATGACAGCTGAAGAAGGTTTACCTGACTTTAGATAGGAGGAATTTTGCCTTAAATAAAAAAACCTCCCCGATCACCGGAATACCGGCTCGGGAAGGCTTTTGTTATCATTAAACCATTTTAATCAATAAGAATACCTCGATGGCTCTGCCTCGGGTAGTTTATTTTTTATTCAGCAAGTGGGTCAAAGGTGCCATCGCCGCTAAAGCTATTCCACCCTACAGTTTGCTCGAGATAAGGCGAAGAGCTAAGTACATCTTCATTTAGTCCGATGAAATAATACTCTGGATACCAGCGAAACTCCCAGTTATTATTGGTTGGATCCAAGTCATCTTTGATCTGAACTTCATAATAATTGTCATAGAGGTAATCCAGGTATTCCTCTTCTGTTTCTATACCGTCTGGATATTCCTCAGGAGAACGATCAATAATGGGAACATTGCCATCAGCATCAGCGATCATAGGATCAACTTCACCATTGTATGGATTTCCCGCTTGATCTTTAACCACCACATATATACCCATTCTTCTCATCCCATTGATTGGTTCGAAGCCCAATCTCTGAGCATATCCAAACTCATCGTCCATCAACAACCATCTTCTCAGGTCCCAAAACCTTCTGCCTTCAAAGGCAAACTCTACTTTGCGCTCTTCTATTACTTTTGCAAATGCCTGGTCTTTGCTCAATCCCGACCCCAGACCATAAGTACCGTCAAGGTTCTCTACGCCTGCACGCTCCCTTACTTCCATGATGGCATTCAATCCCTCTTGGATATTACCAATTCCAACGGCAGACTCTGCGATATTCAAGACCACCTCTGCAAATCGGATCTCCATGATATCCGTACCACTAAATGCAAAATTATCTGAGCTAGACGCACTTGGGTTAGTGGACTTTTTCATGTATATCCCACTTGAATTGGTTCCATTGGTTTCCGTAGTTTTGTTGGGAGTTTCATCACCCTCAGCACTGTACCACCTATAGCTCCAGTGTCTATAGTCACCATCTTCATCGTACGGCCAGAAGGCACCATTGAATGCGAAGGTATGGTAAAACCTAGGG
Coding sequences within it:
- a CDS encoding DUF6787 family protein → MNEKGFLKRLQQKWQLKSIWQVLLVLLAFACTGFTVLFIKQPIFDLLGVDMSSGGFWKTVLYLLLILPLYQIMLLAYGFLFGQFSFFWEKEKKFFKRIGALFIRKGK
- a CDS encoding LytR/AlgR family response regulator transcription factor, encoding MKVEKQFIQCLVVHKPDEGYRLSHQIHQVCEDAKTVAVLPSWDEAIQYLAENGKADVIFGSYELTDLHPSVFDKMNKFIPVVFTSSKPFVTEKAFALNCLDFINDNCSDERLTKTFQKFKLLYPKENNKEAKEKNVSADVGQSKKTRFLVKSGEQLFQKNQEDVAFFLADGGQTYLVEMISGEHYLVSNKLMDLEEQLDPSQFFRINRSIIINVKAIGAIKKHLNSRLKITPKVDFNDEIIVSREKVSKFKKWVNQ
- the nadC gene encoding carboxylating nicotinate-nucleotide diphosphorylase, coding for MKENYLTRENLEAFIQSAFKEDVGEGDHSTLAAIPRGKEGSAQLLIKENGIIAGLELAELIFHSYDKELEVHRLLEDGQEVKSGDIGLTVSGNAASILTTERLVLNCMQRMSGIATKTNKLTQLISHTNAKLLDTRKTTPNFRMLEKWAVAIGGGENHRFALYDMVMLKDNHIDFAGGIESAISATKKYLKENLLDLKIEIETRNLEEVKEVVSLGGVDVIMLDNMDYDMMREAVRIIDGKMLTEASGGITEDTLVDVAECGVDYISVGALTHHVKSMDISLKAY
- a CDS encoding DUF4783 domain-containing protein, which gives rise to MKQLLTKTFCLLVVGMILCGSSAWAQRQDAEEIAISIKAGSSKDLAVYFDRNVELSINGNEGDYSKNQAELVIRDFFKKFPPSDFDIVHKGSSGSQIEYFIGTYDTTGTKFRILIKCKKEGGGSSIYSMDITKE
- the recF gene encoding DNA replication/repair protein RecF (All proteins in this family for which functions are known are DNA-binding proteins that assist the filamentation of RecA onto DNA for the initiation of recombination or recombinational repair.) is translated as MHLKHLQLIQFKNYEKAQVAFSGEINCFLGINGSGKTNLLDAIHYLSLTKSAFNSVDMQNIQHDQSFFSMKGHFEKAGKTVEIQCILEAKKKKQVLNNGKAYDKMSEHVGLLPVVMIAPDDTTLIKEGSEERRKFFDSLLSQLDKNYLLQLMRYQHFLKQRNALIKQFAEQDRMDKSLLEPYDLELIGLSKWLFQEREAFIDRFKPFLLHHYEEISGNREQVAIRYESQVRQSDFENHFHNCLKKDLLLKRTNAGIHKDDFVFTIDGYPLKKFGSQGQQKSFLIALKLAQFQVFKEETGTKPLLLLDDIFDKLDDFRIGKMMDLVADHAFGQLFITDARPERTKKIMQDINADIAYFHIEEGNVSRLKDE
- a CDS encoding ABC transporter ATP-binding protein, yielding MAKKKKALEEHEKRKLNKKNLSKLIGIFNFVLPYKGIFTVGLIFLLFSSLTLLAFPYVAGKLIDVAQGKEWMFSDINTIALVLVGILFVQSVFSFFRVWLFALVSERSMRDIRLSLYDRLVHLPMSFFDRRRTGELISRITSDVSLLQDTFSVTLAELFRQIITLLAGTVFLFVTTPRLTLFMLATFPVLVIIAMVFGKFIRKLSKETQDELASANVIVEETLQSISTVKSFAGEAYEAARYEKGLNRVVKVALKAAGFRGAFISFIIFALFGGIVAVMWYGAMMVSTGAMSIGDLVSFVLYTTFIGGSIAGLGDIYGQVQKAIGSSERVLEILDESPEESLADYQEVAIKGDVAFNDVSFNYPTRPEADVLKHVNLSIKSGDKIALAGHSGAGKSTIIQLLMKFYSISFGEITIDGKPIKNWNLKQLRSNIGIVPQEVLLFGGSIRENIAYAKPTASEEEIIEAAQKANAWQFIGKFPEGLDTLVGERGIKLSGGQRQRIAIARAILKNPSILILDEATSSLDAESEALVQEALDELMKNRTTIVIAHRLATIRKVDRIYVMKDGAIVEEGSHDDLAAQEGGFYANLVKLQFAE